Proteins found in one Maridesulfovibrio sp. genomic segment:
- a CDS encoding methyl-accepting chemotaxis protein encodes MLKRLTVGQKIFCSFIIVFGLYGIVSIESLMALQKSSSGFTDYRNFAKDANLIGKIQTGILQGRTEVKDYIITGDNKYSLRYSANAKTIFPLIDKAEKELVSQNRVEIIKEVRNLLKEYNTSFTQVANAQQERDKQINSIMIPAGAMMEQNFKRIINNLGKLNSNSAALYHCAKGVRHLVLSRMYTTKYIDKSMESHKAKAMAEMDKINTELLELGSILKDKNAELLTEIKDAREIYLQGLDQLITWTENRDKLINTELDTLGPAMSNLIERAKSSVISDQQRLGPTMQARNARAIRNTYIFGFLAFVLGVVAVLIVGRNITRPLRKVVEAAYRIAEGDMSQEIKGIDRKDELGSLARAFNKMNNSLNRMAEAMERVADSDLTVTVEPRSENDTIGKALATMVHNLKDDNLRIHETVRTLSSSLSQISAASAELTSSAAETASAVAETNATVEEVKQTAHLSNEKSRQVAEVARKAVSTSQKGKKAAEDASSGMKEIRTQMDTIAQSIVKLSEQSQHIGDIIYVVNDLADQSNILAVNASIEASKAGEEGKGFTVVAREIRNLSDQSKQSVAQIQSILADIQKATSSAVMITEQGGKAVETGADLSSQTGESILNLSTVINQSAQSSAQIAASSQEQLAGLDQVAIALGSIKQAGEQNLESSRQLEAAVKDLDQQARSLKDMMERFKL; translated from the coding sequence ATGCTTAAACGGCTAACTGTTGGACAAAAAATATTTTGCAGCTTTATTATTGTTTTCGGTCTCTATGGAATTGTGAGCATAGAATCTCTTATGGCGCTACAAAAATCTTCGTCCGGATTTACCGACTACCGGAACTTCGCTAAAGACGCCAACCTGATTGGTAAAATTCAAACTGGAATCCTTCAAGGACGCACCGAAGTAAAAGATTATATTATTACCGGAGACAACAAATACAGCCTCCGCTACTCTGCAAACGCAAAAACAATATTCCCCCTGATCGATAAAGCTGAAAAAGAACTGGTTTCGCAAAACCGCGTTGAGATAATTAAAGAAGTTAGGAACTTACTTAAAGAGTACAATACAAGTTTTACCCAAGTGGCCAACGCCCAGCAGGAACGAGATAAACAGATTAACTCCATCATGATACCCGCCGGAGCCATGATGGAGCAAAATTTCAAACGCATCATCAATAATCTCGGTAAATTGAATAGCAATTCCGCCGCTCTTTACCACTGCGCAAAAGGAGTTCGCCATCTGGTCCTAAGCAGGATGTACACCACAAAGTATATTGATAAAAGCATGGAATCCCACAAGGCAAAAGCCATGGCTGAAATGGACAAAATCAATACTGAACTGCTCGAATTAGGCTCTATTTTAAAGGATAAGAACGCAGAACTGCTTACAGAGATTAAAGATGCCAGAGAAATTTATCTTCAAGGATTGGATCAACTTATTACTTGGACCGAGAATCGCGATAAACTTATAAATACGGAACTGGATACTCTGGGCCCGGCAATGAGCAACCTGATTGAGCGAGCAAAATCATCCGTAATTTCAGATCAGCAACGACTCGGCCCAACAATGCAGGCCCGTAACGCCCGCGCCATCCGCAATACTTACATTTTCGGATTTTTGGCTTTCGTACTCGGAGTTGTTGCTGTGCTTATTGTGGGACGAAACATAACCCGGCCTCTGCGCAAGGTAGTCGAAGCTGCTTACAGAATTGCCGAAGGTGATATGAGTCAGGAGATCAAAGGCATAGACCGCAAGGATGAGCTGGGATCGCTGGCAAGAGCATTTAACAAAATGAATAATTCCCTAAACCGAATGGCCGAAGCTATGGAACGGGTGGCAGATTCAGACCTCACCGTGACCGTAGAACCGCGTTCTGAAAATGACACTATAGGGAAAGCCCTTGCGACCATGGTTCATAATCTTAAAGATGATAACCTCAGAATCCACGAAACAGTTCGCACGCTATCTTCTTCACTAAGTCAGATTTCCGCCGCATCGGCAGAATTGACATCCAGCGCAGCTGAAACTGCCAGCGCCGTAGCTGAAACAAATGCTACTGTTGAAGAAGTGAAGCAGACCGCTCACCTTTCAAATGAAAAATCACGACAGGTGGCAGAGGTCGCACGTAAAGCCGTCTCGACCTCTCAAAAGGGTAAAAAAGCAGCCGAAGATGCTTCGTCAGGAATGAAGGAAATCCGTACCCAGATGGACACAATCGCCCAGTCCATTGTCAAACTATCAGAACAATCCCAGCACATCGGGGACATTATTTATGTAGTGAACGATCTGGCCGACCAATCCAACATTCTAGCCGTAAACGCTTCCATTGAAGCATCCAAGGCAGGTGAAGAAGGCAAGGGATTCACAGTCGTGGCTCGTGAGATCAGAAATCTTTCTGATCAGTCAAAACAGTCCGTAGCCCAGATCCAGTCCATCCTCGCCGACATCCAGAAAGCGACCAGTTCGGCGGTTATGATCACCGAGCAGGGCGGAAAGGCTGTTGAAACCGGAGCGGATCTCTCTTCACAGACCGGAGAATCAATTCTCAATCTGAGCACGGTCATCAACCAGTCTGCCCAATCTTCGGCCCAGATAGCCGCTTCAAGCCAGGAACAGCTTGCCGGACTTGATCAGGTAGCCATAGCTCTTGGCTCTATCAAACAGGCAGGTGAACAAAATCTTGAAAGCTCCCGTCAGCTTGAAGCTGCAGTTAAGGATCTGGACCAGCAGGCCCGTTCACTCAAGGATATGATGGAAAGGTTCAAACTCTAA
- a CDS encoding lipoprotein, producing MMKKIFFTLFILLSLAGCSSHPTTMQDVSSFCRSLSTEEFCENQDNVCAEYSEIMIAPYKSAKECRMSCENVLMKRDSNMQQQDCLQLLQSVEAKCNEFCDSNYAD from the coding sequence ATGATGAAAAAAATATTTTTTACCCTGTTTATTCTGCTTTCGCTGGCCGGATGCTCAAGCCACCCTACCACAATGCAAGACGTCAGCTCGTTCTGCCGCTCCCTTTCCACCGAGGAATTCTGCGAGAATCAGGACAATGTGTGCGCCGAATATTCTGAGATTATGATCGCGCCATACAAATCCGCAAAGGAATGCCGCATGTCCTGCGAGAATGTGCTCATGAAAAGGGACAGCAACATGCAACAGCAGGATTGCCTGCAACTGCTACAGAGTGTAGAAGCAAAATGTAACGAATTCTGCGATTCAAATTACGCAGATTAA
- a CDS encoding aminotransferase class I/II-fold pyridoxal phosphate-dependent enzyme, with the protein MTSDLQEDIALQHFVEQSLDKLNQIETLLIQMEKSNAPSAASVAQVYGVLFSLKESASLLELTNISLIADKIGKVLDQVYKNEIELSNDLLNIIIDSFDKLNEMVSNATLSNDYDIRIITLPLEMYSKPGTAAAAEQEKHEEEPLTAQVEPDVVPETKQKEESESEFKPAPKPEPKQEPVIETEEVQAQVASSKNGKRLKPATFRKRYGIKREIDLASNSNPLGTSKAVSNAITNMANNCSSSENDSTDSLKFGLAKRHDLPEECVLTAGGTIELLDLTLRLSAIPGVDHVLSYEHGRPEYSRVAALCGVELLRLPRGRNFSPPLDQLVKNSNQNTAAVIITNPDVPSGFGLPAEELATMANLLPERTLLIVDERSVEFAWPEDDYSMVNFLDKAPNLVILRSFSWSFGLKGVRLGYALLNSQRAEQFEESRLPAPISPLNVEAGLAAINHNEFYYSTIALIIRGRERVHKGLEELGCTVYPSQSNFIMFSAPIPASELYGKMLEHGFKLRRLDRFGLPDLLTVSIGNNSRNRTFLAAMKNIL; encoded by the coding sequence ATGACCTCGGACTTACAAGAAGACATAGCCCTGCAACACTTTGTTGAGCAATCGCTGGATAAGCTGAACCAGATTGAAACCCTGCTTATACAGATGGAAAAAAGCAACGCTCCCTCTGCAGCCTCAGTTGCACAGGTATACGGAGTACTGTTTTCCTTAAAGGAAAGCGCCTCTCTGCTTGAGCTGACCAACATAAGCCTTATTGCTGATAAAATAGGCAAGGTACTCGATCAGGTATATAAAAATGAAATTGAACTCAGTAACGACCTGTTGAACATCATTATAGACTCGTTTGACAAACTCAACGAAATGGTGAGCAACGCCACCCTGAGCAATGATTATGACATACGAATCATAACTCTGCCGCTTGAAATGTACTCCAAACCAGGTACGGCTGCGGCGGCTGAGCAAGAAAAGCATGAGGAGGAGCCCCTTACAGCGCAGGTTGAACCGGATGTTGTACCGGAAACAAAGCAGAAAGAAGAATCGGAATCTGAATTTAAACCGGCCCCCAAGCCTGAGCCAAAACAGGAACCTGTAATTGAAACGGAAGAAGTCCAAGCTCAGGTTGCCAGCAGTAAGAACGGGAAAAGACTCAAACCGGCCACATTCCGTAAAAGATACGGTATAAAAAGAGAGATAGACCTTGCCAGTAATTCGAACCCCTTAGGCACCTCAAAGGCGGTTTCAAATGCCATCACCAATATGGCAAACAACTGCTCTTCATCAGAAAACGATTCCACCGACAGCCTGAAGTTCGGATTGGCGAAACGGCATGACCTACCCGAAGAATGTGTACTTACAGCAGGCGGGACTATTGAACTTTTAGATCTTACTCTGCGGTTGTCCGCCATTCCGGGTGTTGACCATGTGCTTAGCTACGAACACGGCAGACCGGAATACAGCAGAGTGGCCGCACTATGCGGAGTGGAGCTGCTGCGGCTGCCAAGAGGCCGTAACTTCTCTCCCCCTCTGGACCAGTTGGTAAAAAACTCCAACCAGAATACTGCTGCGGTAATTATTACCAACCCTGATGTTCCTTCCGGATTCGGACTTCCCGCAGAGGAGCTTGCGACCATGGCCAACCTCCTGCCGGAACGGACACTGCTCATAGTAGATGAAAGGTCGGTTGAATTCGCATGGCCGGAAGATGATTACTCCATGGTCAACTTCCTTGATAAGGCTCCGAATCTTGTCATCCTGCGCAGCTTTTCGTGGTCATTCGGCCTGAAAGGGGTACGGCTTGGATACGCGCTGCTGAACAGCCAGCGTGCAGAACAATTCGAAGAATCAAGACTTCCGGCCCCCATCAGCCCGCTGAATGTAGAAGCTGGACTGGCGGCGATCAATCATAACGAATTTTACTATTCCACCATAGCCTTGATCATAAGAGGCAGGGAACGTGTGCACAAGGGGCTGGAAGAACTGGGCTGCACTGTTTACCCCAGCCAGAGTAATTTCATCATGTTCAGCGCGCCGATCCCGGCAAGCGAGCTGTATGGAAAAATGCTGGAGCACGGATTTAAACTGCGCCGGCTGGATAGATTCGGACTTCCGGACCTTCTCACGGTCTCCATCGGCAACAACTCCCGCAACCGTACATTTCTTGCGGCCATGAAAAACATTTTATAA
- a CDS encoding ferritin family protein, which produces MVTFFSANEVAELAMRIEQKGQAFYLLAADEAKDPAAKEFFEFFAEEESRHELFFRDMRDRIGSIEIPPGSDYEEYTQYVMALVDSHDVFNFDYTQAFKDEDFNFEQAVRAAMRFEKDTILLFTELKRMVPDSERKFVEECIDEERKHLRMLAEKLS; this is translated from the coding sequence ATGGTTACTTTTTTCAGTGCCAACGAAGTGGCTGAACTCGCAATGCGTATTGAGCAGAAAGGACAGGCTTTTTACCTGTTGGCTGCTGACGAGGCCAAAGATCCGGCAGCGAAGGAATTTTTCGAGTTCTTTGCTGAGGAAGAATCAAGACACGAGCTTTTCTTCCGGGATATGCGTGATCGTATCGGGTCCATCGAGATTCCTCCGGGAAGTGATTATGAAGAATATACACAGTATGTAATGGCACTTGTGGACTCACATGATGTTTTCAACTTTGATTACACCCAAGCTTTCAAGGATGAGGATTTCAATTTTGAGCAGGCCGTGCGTGCGGCCATGCGTTTTGAAAAGGATACCATCCTGCTTTTTACTGAGCTGAAAAGAATGGTTCCTGATAGTGAGCGCAAATTTGTTGAAGAGTGTATTGACGAAGAACGTAAGCATCTGCGTATGCTGGCTGAAAAACTCAGCTAG
- a CDS encoding flagellar hook-basal body complex protein, translating to MGFSSMYTAATGVKSHGMLLQQIGANLANVNTLAYKSGDTFLETLASANSGKANSGIVAGGGHTAGQIGLGSRVAATRINFKEGSFENTSSSTDIAIGGQGFFRVADPVSSTSYYTRAGNFHFDKNGNLVDAHKNRLQGYAIDQYGNIGTTSQDIVLPMKDETDSTGKTIKVVKSDPKKTDAVSMRTNLDSGAADNSEVEGSPFFSLLQEWDGTKEIPLSADKYEYNNSIQIYDDKGNVHNLVVYYDKVVNDGDPSDQRHWEYVVTVPPGEDAGSLAGTSGAGLLMAGTLTFSGDGTLLNQSAFTLASGSADAKDLNNWEQAALNSNGRPIFSTTLSGEKGTSGPQTISLDMGITSGTDSWNTTGVTAADIGSNASALPGMEDGKINALASTDYYGSSSTISQSQDGFGEGYLQNVSFNSDGILSALFSNGMSQELYQANLYNFTNEFGLRREGSNYFSATTESGDAIQGVAHKQGLGSVVGSSLETSNVDMAEEFATMILTQRGFQANSKGITTSDQLINTALGIKK from the coding sequence ATGGGTTTCAGCTCAATGTATACAGCCGCAACAGGCGTGAAGTCACACGGGATGCTTCTGCAGCAGATTGGTGCCAACCTCGCCAACGTCAATACCCTTGCTTATAAAAGCGGTGACACATTTCTGGAAACACTCGCCAGCGCGAATTCAGGCAAAGCCAATTCCGGAATAGTAGCCGGAGGGGGGCACACTGCCGGACAGATCGGACTGGGCTCCAGAGTTGCGGCCACCAGGATAAATTTCAAAGAGGGTTCTTTTGAGAACACATCCTCCAGTACTGATATCGCTATAGGCGGTCAGGGATTTTTCCGGGTAGCAGACCCCGTTTCCAGCACCAGCTACTACACACGCGCAGGTAATTTTCATTTCGATAAGAACGGAAATCTTGTTGATGCACACAAGAACAGGCTCCAAGGATACGCAATAGATCAATACGGTAATATCGGCACTACCTCACAGGATATTGTCCTGCCCATGAAAGATGAAACCGACTCTACCGGAAAGACCATCAAGGTAGTAAAATCCGACCCCAAGAAAACGGATGCTGTCAGCATGCGTACAAACCTTGACTCAGGAGCTGCGGATAATAGTGAAGTCGAGGGATCTCCTTTCTTTTCTCTGCTTCAGGAATGGGACGGAACTAAGGAAATACCACTCTCAGCTGACAAGTATGAGTACAACAATTCTATTCAAATTTACGACGACAAAGGCAATGTTCACAACTTAGTTGTCTATTATGACAAAGTCGTAAATGACGGAGACCCGTCAGATCAACGCCATTGGGAATACGTGGTAACCGTACCGCCTGGCGAGGATGCTGGGTCACTGGCAGGCACATCAGGGGCTGGGCTGCTCATGGCCGGAACACTTACCTTCTCCGGCGACGGCACCCTGCTTAACCAGAGTGCTTTCACCCTCGCGAGCGGATCAGCGGACGCAAAAGATCTCAATAACTGGGAACAGGCAGCACTGAACAGCAACGGACGGCCTATTTTCAGCACAACCCTTTCCGGGGAAAAAGGAACATCGGGGCCCCAGACCATATCACTGGACATGGGCATCACCTCCGGTACAGACTCATGGAATACTACAGGTGTGACTGCGGCTGATATCGGCAGCAACGCCTCTGCTCTGCCGGGTATGGAGGATGGAAAGATCAACGCACTCGCCAGTACTGATTACTACGGTTCATCCTCGACAATAAGTCAGTCACAAGACGGATTCGGCGAAGGCTACCTGCAGAATGTAAGTTTCAACTCGGACGGAATTTTGAGTGCCCTGTTTTCCAACGGAATGTCTCAGGAACTTTATCAGGCCAACCTGTATAATTTCACGAATGAATTCGGACTGCGTAGAGAGGGATCGAACTATTTCAGCGCGACAACAGAGTCCGGCGATGCTATCCAAGGCGTAGCACACAAGCAAGGACTGGGCTCGGTTGTAGGCAGCAGCCTCGAAACCTCCAACGTGGATATGGCGGAAGAGTTCGCCACCATGATTCTGACCCAGCGAGGTTTTCAAGCTAACTCCAAAGGCATCACCACCTCGGACCAACTGATCAACACCGCCCTTGGAATCAAGAAATAA
- a CDS encoding tetratricopeptide repeat protein, with the protein MTIKSPTMPKIKGTFSTKLIQEIGTGTTKRKVIQSFLYYAEEKDNGEIGLRVLNENSIPSGEEQTISKEELLESFTPEVELYTSTVFPALQQLNKTLAKADRQRQMGNTFTAEMEYFNALNIDEDNIRANFGIGLCYLERNEAEKATDVFNRLIELNAAFDKEHKHLFNDFGISLRKNKMFDEAVKFYSRALGLSDCDENLYFNMARCMYEDGNKKKAAKYIKKCLEINPESTPALKLKKYIKKKLHV; encoded by the coding sequence ATGACAATAAAAAGCCCAACCATGCCTAAAATAAAAGGCACCTTTTCCACCAAATTAATACAGGAAATCGGGACTGGAACGACCAAAAGAAAGGTTATTCAGTCGTTTCTGTACTATGCGGAAGAAAAGGACAATGGCGAAATTGGCCTGCGCGTGCTTAATGAAAACAGCATTCCCTCAGGAGAAGAGCAGACAATAAGCAAAGAAGAACTGCTCGAATCATTTACTCCGGAAGTTGAGCTCTATACTTCTACTGTTTTCCCTGCACTACAACAGCTGAATAAGACTCTTGCCAAAGCCGACCGCCAGCGCCAGATGGGCAACACCTTCACTGCTGAAATGGAATACTTCAACGCGCTTAATATCGATGAAGATAACATCCGCGCCAACTTCGGAATCGGCCTTTGCTATCTAGAACGTAATGAAGCGGAAAAAGCAACGGATGTATTCAACAGGCTTATAGAACTGAACGCAGCATTTGATAAAGAGCACAAACATCTCTTCAATGATTTCGGCATCTCCCTGCGCAAAAACAAAATGTTCGACGAGGCCGTTAAATTTTATTCAAGAGCTCTGGGCTTAAGCGATTGTGACGAAAACTTATATTTCAATATGGCCCGCTGCATGTATGAAGACGGCAACAAAAAAAAAGCCGCGAAATACATAAAAAAATGTCTCGAAATAAACCCAGAATCAACACCGGCTTTAAAACTTAAAAAATACATTAAGAAAAAACTACACGTTTAA
- the hslU gene encoding ATP-dependent protease ATPase subunit HslU, which produces MSNLTPREIVSELDNFIIGQSDAKRMVAIAMRNRWRRQQLPPELRDEIAPKNIIMMGPTGVGKTEIARRLAKLAGCPFFKVEATKFTEVGYVGRDVESMVRDLMEIGINLVRKEEMDKVKVKAEKHAEDALLDLLLPSSKPKQAGMGFFNQGTPEELEEQPAADQSSTREKFRKMWREGKLDEREVEVEVTVQGGGVEIMSMPGMEDMGMQVNDMIGKMFPGKKKMRKVNIREAYEILIQQESDKLIDMDNVAELARERVEQGGILFLDEIDKIAGNQEGGGSANVSREGVQRDLLPVVEGCVVNTKYGMVKTDHILFISAGAFSYAKPSDLIPELQGRFPLRVELTSLDKDDFYRILTEPQNALTVQYKALLETEKLTIDFSREALEEVAFNAQKFNEETENIGARRLYTIMEKILSDLSFEAPDRSGDSVIIDKEYVQEKLQDVNEDRDLSRYIL; this is translated from the coding sequence ATGAGTAATCTTACACCTAGAGAAATCGTTTCCGAACTGGATAATTTCATCATCGGACAGTCTGATGCAAAAAGGATGGTCGCCATCGCTATGCGCAACCGCTGGCGCCGTCAGCAGCTTCCTCCTGAACTGCGCGATGAGATAGCACCCAAAAACATTATCATGATGGGCCCCACCGGGGTTGGTAAAACTGAAATTGCCCGCCGTCTGGCCAAGCTTGCAGGATGCCCCTTCTTCAAGGTCGAAGCCACTAAATTCACCGAAGTAGGTTACGTTGGCCGTGATGTTGAATCCATGGTCCGCGACCTGATGGAAATAGGCATTAACCTTGTCCGCAAGGAAGAGATGGATAAGGTCAAAGTCAAAGCTGAAAAACACGCTGAAGACGCCCTGCTCGATCTGCTCCTGCCCTCATCCAAGCCCAAACAGGCCGGTATGGGATTCTTTAATCAGGGCACCCCTGAAGAACTGGAAGAACAGCCCGCTGCCGACCAGTCCTCCACTCGCGAAAAATTCCGTAAAATGTGGCGCGAAGGCAAACTGGACGAACGTGAAGTGGAAGTAGAAGTCACCGTTCAGGGTGGCGGAGTTGAAATAATGTCCATGCCCGGCATGGAAGATATGGGTATGCAGGTCAATGACATGATCGGCAAAATGTTTCCCGGTAAAAAGAAAATGCGTAAGGTCAACATCCGCGAAGCTTACGAAATTCTCATTCAGCAGGAATCAGATAAACTCATCGATATGGACAACGTAGCCGAGCTGGCCCGTGAACGTGTTGAACAGGGTGGTATCCTTTTCCTCGATGAAATCGACAAAATAGCCGGCAATCAGGAAGGTGGCGGTTCTGCAAATGTTTCCCGCGAAGGCGTACAGCGCGATCTGCTCCCTGTCGTGGAAGGATGCGTGGTCAATACCAAATACGGTATGGTCAAGACTGACCACATCCTGTTCATTTCCGCAGGGGCATTCAGCTATGCCAAACCCTCAGACCTGATCCCCGAACTGCAGGGACGTTTCCCCCTGCGGGTGGAGCTGACCTCACTTGATAAGGATGACTTTTACCGAATCCTTACTGAACCTCAGAATGCCCTGACCGTACAGTACAAAGCCCTGCTGGAAACCGAAAAGCTGACTATAGATTTCAGCCGGGAAGCTCTCGAAGAGGTCGCTTTTAACGCCCAGAAGTTTAACGAGGAAACCGAAAATATCGGAGCCAGAAGACTTTACACCATTATGGAAAAGATCCTTTCTGACCTTTCCTTTGAAGCCCCGGACCGCTCCGGAGATTCTGTCATTATTGATAAGGAATATGTTCAGGAAAAACTGCAGGATGTAAATGAAGACAGGGATCTCTCCCGTTATATTCTGTAA
- the hslV gene encoding ATP-dependent protease subunit HslV codes for MEMRGTTILAVKDDKGTAMIGDGQVTMGQAVVMKHSAVKVRTLYNDEVMAGFAGATADAFTLFERFEKKLKTYSGNLVRSAVEMATDWRTDKFLRKLEAMIMVADAEHILIISGNGDVIEPDDGVAAIGSGGSYALSAARALMRNTEMPAAEIAQKSMEIASEICVYTNDHFVLKTLEK; via the coding sequence ATGGAAATGAGAGGAACAACCATTCTGGCCGTTAAAGACGATAAAGGCACCGCCATGATCGGTGACGGTCAGGTCACCATGGGGCAGGCGGTGGTGATGAAACATTCCGCGGTGAAGGTCCGTACCCTGTACAACGATGAGGTTATGGCCGGATTCGCAGGGGCTACAGCGGATGCCTTCACCCTTTTCGAGCGGTTTGAAAAAAAGCTGAAAACATACTCCGGCAACCTTGTGCGCTCCGCTGTTGAAATGGCTACCGACTGGCGCACCGATAAATTCCTGCGTAAACTTGAAGCCATGATCATGGTCGCAGACGCCGAACATATCCTCATTATCAGCGGTAACGGCGATGTTATCGAACCGGACGACGGTGTTGCAGCTATCGGTTCCGGCGGTTCCTACGCCCTTTCCGCCGCCCGTGCTCTCATGCGTAATACAGAGATGCCCGCAGCAGAAATCGCCCAGAAATCCATGGAAATCGCAAGTGAAATCTGCGTTTACACCAACGACCACTTTGTCCTCAAAACCCTTGAAAAATAA